One genomic region from Bacillus aquiflavi encodes:
- the thiT gene encoding energy-coupled thiamine transporter ThiT encodes MDVKQRQTIFLVEIAVFTALAYLLDLLSGFIFSRIWPQGGSVSIAMVPIFLMAFRWGIKGGMLTGLLLGLLQVVLGWSHIYTPVQGFIDYFVAFTVVGAAGIFASQVKNALNNQKRVKWIVFVTMGTFIGSALRFLAHFFTGIVFFGAYAPKGQPVALYSLIYNGTYMLPSFILSAIIVILIISTAPKKIIN; translated from the coding sequence TTAGTAGAAATAGCTGTTTTTACAGCACTAGCTTATTTGCTAGATTTATTATCTGGCTTTATTTTTTCGCGAATATGGCCGCAAGGGGGATCTGTTTCAATTGCTATGGTCCCTATATTTTTGATGGCCTTTCGCTGGGGGATAAAGGGAGGTATGTTAACAGGTTTATTGCTAGGCTTGCTGCAAGTCGTACTTGGCTGGTCACATATATACACTCCCGTACAAGGCTTTATTGATTACTTTGTTGCTTTTACTGTTGTCGGTGCAGCAGGAATTTTTGCTTCACAAGTAAAGAATGCGCTTAATAATCAAAAAAGAGTTAAATGGATTGTTTTTGTAACAATGGGCACATTTATTGGAAGTGCACTTCGTTTTCTTGCTCATTTTTTTACTGGTATCGTCTTTTTCGGTGCGTATGCGCCAAAAGGTCAACCGGTTGCACTTTACTCACTCATTTATAACGGTACATACATGCTGCCAAGCTTTATTTTAAGTGCAATTATTGTCATTCTTATTATATCAACAGCACCAAAAAAAATAATAAATTAA
- a CDS encoding transglycosylase domain-containing protein — MLQTLRENIRKPYFKKMMLLLILMVILSFLLFYSYFYHKADISTLDAGFAQATVIYDRNGEIASKISANKTEGISIKQMPKHLQDAVIAIEDHRFYEHHGIDYRGMTRAFFQNMKEGEIVQGGSTITQQLTKNALLSPEKTYKRKIEELFLAKKIEKVYTKEQILEMYLNKIYFGEGAWGIKRAGMKYFGKDVNQLTISEAALLAGLIKAPSNLSPYKNIDKARERRNIVLSRMKEFGFIKEEEYKRALKEEIVLNDKSDDPFNGKYPYYVDHILVEAIEKYGFTLDEILTGGFQIYTELDDSMQSAVEKTYKNDRLFPKGTEEQIVQSGAILVDPKTGGIRALVGGRGTHVLLGLNRATQIKRQPGSVMKPLVSYVPALEKGWKITDNLKDEQISFSGYEPKNYHGQYAGKVPMYEAVIKSLNVPSVWLLDEIGIEAGLDSLKRFGIPLEDKDRNLSLALGGMNKGLAPLHLAEAYSVFANKGERIEAHAITKILDSEGNLIIEWQEKKNQVTSKEVVDKMTTMLLGVVELGTGKGAQIPGREVAGKTGSTQVPIEGINGVKDQWFVGYTPQLVGAIWLGYDEPDETHYLTTTSSEGAALIFREMMTEALGNTKAVSFNVPHLNPFIVEKERKEKNRREQQKDLNEKVKKEKEKWEKKVEKEKEKWEKKIKKEKEKWDKKFQEQDDEQ; from the coding sequence ATGCTTCAAACATTAAGAGAAAACATCCGAAAGCCCTATTTCAAAAAAATGATGTTATTACTAATATTAATGGTGATTTTAAGTTTTCTGCTATTTTATAGCTATTTTTATCATAAAGCTGATATTAGTACGTTAGACGCTGGCTTTGCGCAGGCAACAGTGATCTATGACCGAAACGGTGAAATCGCTAGTAAAATATCAGCTAATAAAACTGAAGGTATATCAATTAAACAAATGCCAAAACATTTGCAAGATGCAGTTATTGCTATCGAAGATCATCGTTTTTATGAACATCACGGAATTGACTATCGCGGGATGACTAGAGCATTTTTTCAAAATATGAAAGAGGGAGAAATTGTTCAAGGCGGAAGTACAATTACACAGCAGTTAACTAAAAATGCGTTACTATCACCTGAAAAAACATATAAACGAAAAATAGAAGAGTTATTTCTCGCTAAAAAAATTGAAAAAGTGTATACAAAAGAGCAAATATTAGAAATGTATTTAAATAAAATCTATTTTGGTGAAGGCGCTTGGGGAATAAAACGGGCTGGAATGAAATATTTTGGAAAAGACGTGAACCAATTAACTATTAGTGAAGCGGCATTGCTTGCAGGATTAATAAAAGCTCCATCTAACCTTTCACCTTATAAAAATATTGATAAAGCGAGAGAAAGAAGAAATATTGTTCTTAGCAGGATGAAAGAGTTTGGATTTATTAAAGAGGAGGAATATAAGAGAGCACTTAAAGAAGAAATTGTACTTAATGACAAAAGTGATGATCCTTTTAATGGGAAATATCCATATTACGTTGATCATATTTTAGTTGAAGCAATTGAAAAATACGGTTTTACATTAGATGAAATCTTAACAGGCGGGTTTCAAATTTACACTGAATTAGACGATTCTATGCAATCGGCAGTTGAAAAAACATACAAAAATGATCGCTTGTTTCCTAAAGGAACTGAGGAGCAAATTGTTCAAAGCGGTGCTATTTTAGTTGATCCAAAAACTGGGGGAATTCGTGCTCTTGTCGGTGGCAGAGGAACACACGTATTGTTAGGGTTAAATAGGGCGACACAAATTAAAAGACAGCCGGGATCTGTAATGAAGCCGCTCGTCTCATATGTTCCAGCACTCGAAAAAGGCTGGAAAATAACTGATAATTTAAAGGATGAACAAATAAGTTTTTCAGGCTACGAGCCAAAAAACTATCATGGACAATATGCAGGAAAAGTTCCGATGTATGAAGCAGTGATAAAATCTTTAAATGTTCCCTCAGTTTGGTTACTAGACGAAATTGGGATTGAAGCAGGACTTGATTCGCTTAAAAGATTTGGAATTCCATTAGAAGATAAGGATCGTAACTTATCACTTGCACTTGGAGGTATGAACAAAGGGCTGGCTCCGCTTCATCTTGCCGAAGCGTATTCAGTGTTTGCAAATAAAGGAGAAAGAATTGAAGCACATGCGATTACAAAAATTTTAGATTCTGAAGGCAATCTCATAATAGAATGGCAGGAAAAGAAAAATCAGGTGACAAGTAAAGAGGTAGTCGATAAAATGACAACAATGCTTCTAGGCGTTGTTGAGTTGGGGACAGGTAAAGGAGCACAAATACCCGGCCGAGAAGTAGCTGGAAAAACAGGATCAACTCAAGTACCAATTGAAGGAATCAATGGCGTGAAAGATCAATGGTTTGTAGGGTACACACCACAGCTTGTTGGTGCGATTTGGCTGGGATATGATGAACCAGATGAAACGCATTACTTAACAACAACAAGTAGTGAGGGAGCGGCGTTGATATTTCGAGAAATGATGACTGAAGCATTAGGAAATACGAAAGCAGTATCGTTTAATGTCCCACACTTAAACCCATTCATAGTGGAGAAAGAACGTAAAGAGAAGAATAGAAGAGAGCAACAGAAAGATTTAAATGAAAAGGTAAAAAAGGAAAAAGAAAAATGGGAGAAAAAAGTTGAAAAGGAAAAAGAAAAATGGGAGAAAAAGATCAAAAAGGAAAAAGAAAAATGGGACAAAAAATTTCAAGAACAAGATGATGAACAATAA
- a CDS encoding MFS transporter: MKKLKEIFQNKTFARLFLANFTQQMGSIIGLTAFMYYVLDRFTNQPVYATVTELMYSLPTIVVFFLVGVFADRLDRQKIAYYCNWISSFLSLLLIGVIMIGWMPLIFTILFIRSAVTKFFFPAEHGMVQGILKKDDYTTAAGLNQLVGSLFMLFGTALGIFAFRSVGIYGAILVDVVCLAFSGLLIRGCRIAEEVRLPNGRHKIKDLKVSFVLKEFKQGFTYVVKHKLLFSLIIGFFILGIVNGGITVMPVFYLKYKLAPETYEQLAAIIGVVTGSGILLGSVIATILVQKFKLYKLMIIGLAIPGIFIVLASLTNSIYTYIPLIFLATLSFPIINISLGGWMPSIVDPKMMGRVQGLINPLMMLSQSFILGFIAYSFPKFITIEAIYWIVGGSLLIVSIFYLMVLPKNVKEFEGTSQTSIKESKAL, encoded by the coding sequence ATGAAAAAATTAAAAGAAATCTTTCAAAATAAAACCTTTGCCAGACTATTTCTTGCAAATTTTACTCAACAGATGGGAAGTATTATCGGGCTTACAGCATTTATGTATTATGTACTTGATCGTTTTACAAATCAGCCTGTATATGCAACTGTAACTGAGTTAATGTATTCCTTGCCGACGATAGTCGTATTTTTCCTTGTCGGAGTATTTGCAGATCGGTTAGATCGACAAAAAATAGCCTATTACTGCAATTGGATTTCGTCTTTCCTATCGCTTCTGTTAATTGGGGTCATTATGATTGGTTGGATGCCGCTCATTTTCACGATTTTATTTATTAGAAGCGCTGTAACAAAATTTTTCTTTCCAGCTGAGCATGGGATGGTTCAAGGAATTTTAAAAAAAGATGATTACACAACAGCTGCTGGTTTAAATCAACTTGTTGGCAGTTTATTTATGTTATTTGGAACAGCCCTAGGAATATTTGCTTTTCGATCAGTTGGTATATATGGAGCGATTCTTGTCGATGTTGTTTGTTTAGCATTCAGCGGACTGCTCATTCGAGGTTGTCGAATTGCAGAGGAAGTTCGTTTGCCAAATGGACGGCATAAAATAAAAGATTTAAAAGTTTCATTCGTATTAAAAGAATTTAAACAAGGATTTACTTATGTTGTAAAGCATAAGCTATTATTCTCACTAATTATCGGATTTTTCATTTTAGGAATTGTGAACGGCGGTATTACAGTGATGCCAGTTTTTTATTTAAAATACAAGCTTGCCCCTGAAACATACGAACAGCTTGCAGCTATTATAGGAGTCGTTACCGGCAGCGGTATTTTATTAGGAAGTGTTATTGCCACGATCTTAGTTCAAAAATTTAAGTTATATAAGCTTATGATTATTGGTCTCGCGATTCCCGGCATATTCATTGTATTAGCTTCGCTAACTAATAGTATTTACACGTATATTCCGTTAATATTTCTAGCTACTTTATCTTTTCCGATCATTAACATCTCACTTGGGGGTTGGATGCCAAGTATCGTTGATCCGAAAATGATGGGCCGGGTTCAGGGATTAATCAATCCTTTAATGATGCTATCCCAATCGTTTATCCTCGGATTTATCGCTTACAGTTTTCCTAAATTTATTACTATTGAAGCGATTTACTGGATAGTTGGCGGAAGTTTACTAATTGTTTCTATTTTTTATTTAATGGTCCTCCCTAAAAATGTAAAAGAATTTGAAGGAACATCACAAACATCAATAAAAGAAAGTAAAGCATTATAA
- the sigY gene encoding RNA polymerase sigma factor SigY yields MEKLIKQAKRGDEHAFAKLFQEYYPLLVKYLLKITMNPDTAEELSQETMAKVIEKIHLFNEKSKFSSWLISIATNLYIDLVRKKSREKSWQQGEQIYRKLKWYMESQNEEWSDVLTALGKLSSEFRIPIILKHYYGYSYDEIGKMMKIPSGTIKSRVHNGINTVRKELKLDGEAENDPKNK; encoded by the coding sequence ATGGAGAAGCTCATTAAACAAGCAAAACGGGGAGATGAACATGCCTTTGCCAAGCTATTTCAGGAATATTATCCATTGTTAGTTAAATATTTACTGAAAATAACGATGAATCCTGATACTGCTGAGGAGTTATCACAGGAAACAATGGCGAAAGTAATTGAAAAAATTCACTTATTTAATGAAAAATCAAAGTTTTCTTCTTGGTTAATCTCAATTGCAACAAATTTATATATTGATTTAGTGAGGAAAAAAAGTCGAGAAAAGTCTTGGCAGCAAGGGGAACAAATATATCGTAAATTAAAATGGTATATGGAAAGTCAAAATGAAGAGTGGAGCGATGTTTTAACTGCTTTGGGGAAGCTATCCAGTGAATTTAGAATACCAATTATTTTAAAACATTACTATGGATATTCATATGATGAAATTGGAAAAATGATGAAAATACCGTCGGGAACGATTAAATCAAGGGTCCATAATGGGATCAATACAGTTAGAAAGGAGTTGAAATTAGATGGTGAGGCAGAAAATGACCCGAAAAATAAATGA
- a CDS encoding YxlC family protein, translating into MTRKINDKQHETEVIKKINDSLYSIDHKLPIYTPELQWFEQKVAEHKKRIRQSFMKDVFIFALVSLFILSATIFTLYQVPVFFLLCQGVFTAALTVYFTVRFMKRVKKHE; encoded by the coding sequence ATGACCCGAAAAATAAATGATAAGCAACATGAAACAGAAGTCATCAAAAAAATAAATGATAGTCTTTATTCAATTGATCATAAACTTCCCATCTATACTCCAGAACTACAATGGTTTGAACAAAAAGTAGCAGAGCATAAAAAGCGAATAAGGCAAAGTTTCATGAAAGATGTTTTTATTTTCGCGTTAGTTAGTTTATTTATTTTAAGCGCGACTATTTTCACTCTTTATCAAGTTCCTGTTTTTTTCCTTTTGTGTCAAGGAGTTTTTACTGCTGCTCTGACTGTATACTTTACTGTTAGGTTTATGAAACGAGTGAAAAAACATGAATAA
- a CDS encoding YbjQ family protein, translated as MIIVTTDHVPGKEVVELKGFVKGSTVQSKHIGKDILAGLRTIVGGEITEYSEMMNEARQKAIARMVEDAQQKGANAIIAVRLQTSAIMQNVSEIIAYGTAVIVE; from the coding sequence ATGATTATAGTGACTACTGATCATGTACCGGGAAAAGAAGTTGTTGAATTAAAAGGTTTTGTAAAGGGAAGTACAGTGCAATCAAAACATATTGGTAAAGATATTTTAGCGGGGTTAAGAACGATTGTTGGCGGAGAAATTACCGAGTATTCCGAAATGATGAATGAAGCGAGACAAAAGGCGATTGCAAGAATGGTTGAGGATGCACAACAAAAAGGAGCCAATGCCATTATTGCTGTTCGTCTCCAAACATCAGCAATTATGCAAAATGTATCTGAGATTATTGCATATGGTACAGCTGTAATTGTCGAATAG
- the fumC gene encoding class II fumarate hydratase, whose amino-acid sequence MKEQFRIEKDSLGEVRVPLNKYGGAQTERSKQNFKIGTEKMPMEVIYAYAQIKKAAALVNNKLGKLSEEKKATICQACNEILARKFDDQFPLAVWQTGSGTQTNMNVNEVVARRANELLLQSGSDEKIHPNDDVNMSQSSNDTFPTAMHVAAFKEVTDRLLPALDKLSETLKTKENAFSEMIKIGRTHLQDATPLTLGQEISGWRAMLEKDKEMIKSASTFLLDLAIGGTAVGTGINADRQFGTNVAEKLAAEMGFPFRSSANKFQSLTSHNEIVYLHGALKALAADLMKIANDVRWLASGPRSGIGEISIPANEPGSSIMPGKVNPTQSEALTMIVCQVFGNDATIGVAASQGNFELNVFKPVIIYNLLQSIRLLADGMNSFNEKCAVGIEVNKEVVASLLNRSLMLVTALNPYIGYEKAAEIAKLAFKENLTLKEAALKTGYLSSEQYDKWVDPQKMV is encoded by the coding sequence TTGAAGGAGCAATTTCGGATTGAGAAGGATTCATTAGGAGAGGTTCGTGTTCCATTAAATAAATATGGGGGGGCGCAAACGGAACGAAGCAAACAAAATTTCAAAATTGGCACTGAAAAAATGCCAATGGAAGTTATTTATGCATATGCACAAATTAAAAAGGCAGCTGCTTTAGTTAATAATAAGTTAGGTAAATTATCCGAAGAAAAGAAAGCTACAATTTGTCAAGCGTGTAATGAAATTTTGGCTCGAAAATTTGATGATCAATTTCCTCTCGCTGTTTGGCAAACAGGGAGTGGAACACAAACAAATATGAACGTGAATGAAGTGGTAGCAAGACGAGCAAATGAATTGTTATTGCAATCTGGCTCTGATGAAAAAATTCATCCGAACGATGATGTAAATATGTCACAAAGCTCAAATGATACATTTCCAACAGCAATGCACGTGGCCGCATTTAAGGAAGTAACTGACCGCTTGCTACCAGCATTAGATAAACTAAGTGAAACATTAAAAACGAAAGAGAACGCTTTTTCGGAAATGATTAAAATTGGTCGTACTCACTTACAAGATGCAACGCCGTTAACTTTAGGTCAAGAAATTAGCGGTTGGCGTGCAATGCTTGAAAAAGATAAAGAAATGATAAAAAGTGCAAGCACATTTTTATTGGACTTAGCGATCGGTGGCACAGCAGTAGGAACAGGTATTAATGCTGATCGCCAGTTTGGAACGAACGTGGCAGAAAAATTAGCAGCCGAGATGGGCTTTCCATTCCGCTCTTCAGCAAACAAATTTCAATCATTAACTAGTCATAACGAAATTGTTTATTTACATGGAGCTTTAAAAGCTCTAGCTGCTGATTTAATGAAAATTGCCAATGATGTTCGCTGGCTAGCAAGTGGACCGAGAAGCGGAATTGGTGAAATATCGATTCCAGCTAATGAACCAGGAAGCTCAATTATGCCGGGGAAAGTAAATCCGACCCAAAGTGAAGCATTAACAATGATTGTGTGTCAAGTATTTGGAAATGATGCTACAATCGGGGTTGCAGCTAGTCAAGGTAACTTTGAATTAAACGTTTTTAAACCGGTTATTATTTACAACTTACTTCAATCTATTCGGCTTTTAGCTGATGGGATGAACTCCTTTAATGAAAAGTGCGCCGTAGGAATTGAAGTGAATAAAGAAGTTGTTGCTTCTTTACTTAATCGATCATTAATGCTTGTAACAGCGTTAAACCCTTATATTGGTTATGAAAAAGCTGCAGAAATTGCAAAGCTTGCTTTTAAAGAAAATTTAACATTAAAAGAAGCAGCACTTAAAACAGGTTATTTATCTAGTGAACAGTATGATAAATGGGTAGATCCTCAAAAGATGGTATGA
- a CDS encoding alpha/beta-type small acid-soluble spore protein codes for MRRWKIVNNQTSRSNSSNQLLVSGAEQALEQMKYEIATEFGVQLGAETTSRANGSVGGEITKRLVQMAEQQLGGFQQ; via the coding sequence ATGAGGAGATGGAAAATAGTGAACAATCAAACATCTAGAAGCAATTCCTCAAATCAACTGCTTGTTTCTGGAGCAGAACAAGCACTTGAGCAAATGAAGTATGAAATCGCTACTGAATTTGGAGTACAATTAGGTGCAGAAACTACTTCACGTGCTAATGGATCTGTTGGAGGAGAAATTACGAAGCGTCTTGTTCAAATGGCTGAGCAACAATTAGGTGGATTTCAGCAATAA
- a CDS encoding ABC transporter ATP-binding protein: MPELKLHHVYKIYNHDVTAVSDFNLHIKDKEFIVLVGPSGCGKSTTLRMIAGLEEITKGDFYLDGKRVNDVAPKDRDIAMVFQKYALYPHMSVYDNMAFGLKLRKLPKAEIKRRVNDAAKILGLEPYLSRKPKSLSGGQRQRVALGRAIVRDAKVFLMDEPLSNLDAKLRVQMRAEIIKLHQRLQTTTIYVTHDQTEAMTMATRLVVMKDGIIQQIGTPKEVYEKPNNIFVGSFIGSPAMNFFKGKIENSHFKMGPFSIAVPEEKVKILREQNYDGKELILGIRPEDIHNTETLSNALSDTTMIAKIDVAELTGAETILYSDINGQSFVVRTNDSHLNQGDEIHSAFNMNKAHFFNKETKVRIN; encoded by the coding sequence ATGCCTGAACTAAAGCTTCATCATGTATATAAAATTTACAATCATGATGTCACGGCTGTAAGTGACTTCAATCTCCATATTAAAGATAAAGAATTTATTGTTTTAGTTGGACCTTCCGGTTGTGGTAAGTCAACAACTTTAAGAATGATTGCCGGACTTGAAGAAATTACGAAAGGCGACTTTTACCTCGATGGTAAACGCGTAAATGACGTTGCTCCTAAAGATCGAGATATCGCAATGGTTTTTCAAAAATATGCACTTTATCCGCATATGAGCGTATATGATAACATGGCTTTTGGATTAAAATTACGCAAGTTGCCAAAGGCGGAAATTAAACGCCGTGTAAATGATGCAGCAAAAATTCTCGGTTTAGAGCCTTATTTAAGCCGCAAACCAAAATCCTTATCTGGAGGCCAACGTCAACGAGTAGCGTTAGGACGTGCAATTGTTCGTGATGCCAAAGTGTTTTTAATGGATGAACCTCTTTCAAATTTGGATGCAAAGCTTCGTGTTCAAATGCGGGCTGAAATTATCAAACTTCATCAACGTTTGCAAACAACTACAATTTATGTCACACATGATCAAACAGAAGCAATGACAATGGCAACCCGTTTAGTTGTCATGAAAGATGGAATCATTCAACAGATTGGAACGCCAAAAGAAGTGTATGAAAAGCCTAATAATATTTTTGTTGGCAGTTTTATCGGTTCACCGGCAATGAACTTTTTTAAAGGAAAAATAGAAAACAGCCATTTTAAGATGGGTCCATTCTCGATTGCTGTTCCTGAAGAAAAAGTGAAGATCCTTCGTGAACAAAACTATGATGGTAAGGAGCTTATTTTAGGGATCCGTCCTGAAGATATTCACAATACAGAAACACTTTCCAATGCATTATCGGATACAACAATGATCGCCAAAATTGATGTTGCCGAACTTACCGGTGCGGAAACAATCCTATATTCAGACATTAACGGACAAAGTTTTGTTGTGCGTACAAATGATTCTCATCTAAATCAAGGAGATGAAATTCACTCCGCATTTAATATGAATAAAGCCCACTTTTTTAATAAAGAAACAAAAGTGCGAATTAACTAA
- a CDS encoding PucR family transcriptional regulator, with protein sequence MISKLQSFYPKAIQKKHPSTTKSQHFHWLQDPLTDQWIGIPIQDLSDSELNLLKALFPYKSFDFNRSIKAKVWYEFLFSKGDLPQLKNKKQYRAIYFTCKMNENERYDFENAFQGFFPEEIIIIWENEHTGIILEKMGSQTVSKEELISIIDTLTSDFYINIKMYIGKFRDINNTFRTHFKIENHFFKTGMKFLQTERVLTFERILPTLLLISIPQELQRMLIYEYNDILSSKDELLHTVKTYIENYFNASLTAKKLYIHRNTLQYRLEKFTKKTGITFEDFHDAIAIFLAAILYPLVEK encoded by the coding sequence ATGATTAGTAAATTACAATCATTTTATCCAAAAGCGATTCAAAAAAAGCATCCCTCGACGACAAAATCCCAACATTTCCATTGGTTGCAAGATCCATTAACAGATCAATGGATTGGAATTCCAATTCAAGATTTATCGGATAGTGAATTAAATTTACTAAAAGCTTTATTTCCATACAAATCGTTCGATTTTAATCGTTCTATTAAAGCAAAGGTATGGTATGAATTTCTTTTTTCAAAAGGAGATCTTCCTCAGTTAAAAAATAAAAAACAGTATCGCGCCATTTATTTTACATGCAAAATGAACGAGAACGAGAGATACGACTTTGAAAACGCATTTCAAGGATTTTTTCCTGAGGAAATTATCATCATATGGGAAAATGAACATACAGGGATTATTTTGGAAAAAATGGGATCCCAAACTGTAAGTAAAGAGGAACTTATATCGATAATAGACACTCTTACAAGCGATTTTTATATCAATATAAAAATGTATATTGGGAAATTCCGCGATATCAATAACACGTTTCGTACTCATTTTAAAATTGAGAATCACTTTTTTAAAACTGGGATGAAATTTTTGCAAACAGAAAGGGTGCTCACGTTCGAACGAATATTGCCAACATTGCTGCTAATAAGCATTCCACAGGAGCTGCAACGCATGCTCATTTATGAATATAATGATATTTTATCTAGTAAAGATGAACTGCTCCATACTGTTAAAACATATATTGAAAACTATTTTAATGCTTCATTAACCGCAAAAAAATTATATATTCATCGGAATACACTGCAATATCGACTTGAAAAATTCACAAAAAAAACAGGCATTACTTTCGAAGATTTTCATGATGCGATAGCAATTTTTTTAGCTGCTATACTTTATCCGTTAGTTGAGAAGTGA
- a CDS encoding metal-sensitive transcriptional regulator, producing MEYSQEIKNRLKRLEGQIRGVIRMMEEDKHCKDVVTQLSAVRSAVDRAIGIIVAKNLETCIRDANEKGTNAEEAIQEAVNMIVKSR from the coding sequence ATGGAATATTCACAAGAGATTAAAAATCGTCTAAAACGGCTTGAAGGTCAAATTAGAGGTGTTATACGGATGATGGAAGAAGACAAGCATTGTAAAGATGTTGTTACACAGCTTTCAGCAGTCCGTTCTGCTGTTGATCGCGCGATCGGCATTATTGTTGCAAAAAACTTAGAAACATGTATTCGTGATGCGAATGAGAAGGGCACGAACGCAGAGGAGGCCATTCAAGAAGCTGTTAATATGATTGTTAAAAGCAGGTAG
- a CDS encoding YheE family protein, translating into MLTHFQLQSLYENKQMPGWRISFYYKREKYTAIYHQNGSIEWTSSIPPEINKKNEQIHELMLFHVYDK; encoded by the coding sequence ATGCTGACACATTTCCAATTACAATCACTATATGAAAATAAACAAATGCCAGGATGGCGAATTTCATTTTATTATAAACGAGAAAAATATACAGCCATTTATCACCAAAATGGATCGATTGAATGGACTTCTTCTATTCCTCCCGAGATAAATAAAAAAAACGAGCAAATTCATGAATTAATGCTTTTCCATGTATATGATAAGTAA